A window of Cryptococcus tetragattii IND107 chromosome 5, whole genome shotgun sequence genomic DNA:
ACCATAATACGGAATTAACTACTAATTGttgcctcttttttttggggGGCCGGGGGCGTCTGATGAAACAAGAGCCGGACTAAGGGCTGACCGAAGGGTCTCTTGCTTTAGatccttcaccttcttttcccaaaGGATCACTCTCTCGCGCTAAATGACCAATTTATTGCTACGCACACTTTACCGCCATTCAACTCACCAGAAACGCCAGACGGCCAAGGACCGAGGACACCTTACGGTGTCTCGAAGGGAGGAGCTCGTCAGCCAAAAGCCAGAAGTTGGTCTTCTGACTGATAGATCTTTTTAGCTATCAATATATAGTCAATGGGCGCTCCGTCAGGATACGTTCCATTGGTGTCAACTTGCGGTTGTCAGGATCTTGCTCCTCTCCTTGGTCACAAGAGATTTGACGTGTCGACCCAGCTTTAACAGTCTTGCAAAGTTCGCCAGGTACAAAGTCGGGCTCAAATCTCTTTATAAAATCCTACTAGGCCGATTTTTTGCTCATTGAAACGCAAGGAGTATGCCAGAAGCTTTTCAATCGACCTACCATTATGATGTTGAACAGCGAAACGTCTCTGTAGGAAGGCAAAGCGCTTGGCATCAGAATGGATGTTACATATCGGGGGGCGATCGCCTAAAGGAAGTGTGGGTGCTTTAGCCGAGTGTGACTTTATAATATGAATAGGCATGCATACATTGGCTCTCTCCAAGCTCGAGGCATTCTCGACGTTCTGTTGGCCGTAATGGACCACATAGCACGGCGGAGCCGGGCATGGGAACCAGGCTGACAGTAAATTTAGCCTAGACACAAGTGCAATAAAGAACATTACTCCCGCACAGTGCCGGAGAACGTCATTCTGCCTGTCTTTGCCAAGGTGCTTGAAGCGAGGGTGGTTGACGAGATCAGAACGATAGTCGAAATGGTCCTCCGCGTCTGCCGATGCCAGATGGGGCACCGGgcgggaaggatggaggattGAGCTTGGAATCAACTGGATTCCAGGGTCAGCTTGACAGTTCTAGAGGTTTCTAGAACTATGCCGCATGGGTGGGGATACCACTGAGGTAGGGGAGGGGGCCGTCCTAGGACCCCTCCGGGGTTAGGGCATTAAATTGTATTATGTAGTGCTACAGAACGATCGCCGGTTGCGAATACTTCAATACTTCCACGCCAGAGAAGCGGAGATAAATCCGTATGCATCCTGACTGTGCTTAACTACAACATTACATCTACCTCAAGaaagctcttccttcctatGCCCAGTCATGAGTACATCCATCAGAATCTGTCAACCGGGCATTCTCATATCTCCTTTCAGCTCGGTAGCTAGAGGTTCTCCGCGTGTTCGTTGAGAcctttctcatcatcgttcATTTGCGGTACAGAAGCGTCCATGGCTGCAGCTTTGGCAGACTCCCGAGCCGACGGATCCAGAGATGCCTTGACGGCATTCTTTTCAAGGAACAAATAGTCGATTTCCTCAAGAGAAAGGTTCGATGTTTCGGGGTAGAAGAAGTACACGGTTGGAACGAAAATTAAATTGGTCCTACGATATTCAGTCGTTAAGTATTTCGCTGACGAGCATGCTGGGAGAACTTACGCCATGAAGATTAGATATGCCTTCCACTtgaggttgttgatgatagtTGGAGTGATCATGACAACGAAAAAGTTCCTGGTGATGGCACGTCAGATCATGCTGGACCAACCGACGTAAGAGATCTGTGGAACACCTGTCGCTTACCAAAGCCAGTTTGCGGAGATCCCGATAGCAGTACCTTTGGCCCTGACATGCAAGGGTAAAATTTCCGGAACATACGCCCATGGAACACAGTTGCCAGTCGCGCCAAAGATGAGCATGTACTGTAACACGATGTGCCGATATCAGCGAAACTTCAATAGCTAACAAAGGTTGGACCATTAATAAGTAATACtcaccaagaagaagaatgctaTGCTGGCGCTACTCGTGGCGTGTGCCAGTGACGCGCCTTTGTCCGCAAAGCTCAGTAGTATTGCTATCATCAACATGGACAGGGCGCAACCGAAACTGCCCCACATCATGGGTCGGCGACGACCCATCTGATCTAGGTAGAGGGCGGGCAAGAAAGAGCCTATTAAGAACATGGCGTTGATCGCACCTCCAAGGATAAGTGACAAGTTACGGTCAAGTCCAACGTTTACTTGAAGAACGGTTGTTACGTAGTAACTGACAAAAAGTAAATGAGTATTCAGCCTCTTGGTTCCCCCATGCGAGCTGAGTGAACTTACACGACAAGATTGATACCCGAAACTTGCTGCATGAACATTGCGCCATAGGCGAGTAAGACTCGTCGACCGGTCTgcacttcatctttcttgaAGAGCTGACTCCATTTATACTCGCCATGCTCTTGTTCGAGTTGAAGTGCTTGCAAAATCTCGCCCTGTTCTTGAAGAATCTTGTGATCGTCAGGCGCACGGTCGTACACGTCACATAAGACCTGAAGGGCCTCTTGGGATCGACCATGTGCATATAGGTATCGCGGCGATTCCGGAAGTCCAAATACAAGCAACACGACAACCTATGAGTCCTTTATCAGCGGCACTCACGACGACGGAATGTGCACTTGTCCTCACCAAGGCGAAGACAATCTGGAAAGCGATCGGCAGCCGCCATGCAATCGCTCCACCCTTGAAGTTCATACCATAATCGAACCAGTACGCAATCTCGATTCCAACACCGACAAATAAGGGCTCGCTGGAGACCAATCTTCCACGCTTTTCGGCTTCACAGAGCTCGGATTGATATGTTGGGACAGTGGATGTCTCTATGCCGGTACCGATACCAGTTATGTATCGCGCTACCATCATGTGTGGGACAGAGAACGCGGTGGTCTGCAATATTGCGCCTACCTGTTTCCTTGTTCAGCGATGTTGCtcaacgatgatgatgaggtgagAACTCACGACAATGAACGACATAGCAAGCCACATGCTGCGCCGCCTGCCTAGCTTCTCGCAGATGAAAAAAGCCAGGATGCATCCAGAAAAACACCCCAAATTATAGATCGACACGATAATGCCCTCGAGTCCGGCGTCTGGGTGACCAAAGGTGTCCAAGAATCGTTCATTACCAACGATGCCCGAGAACACACCTTGATCATAACCGAAGAGAACAAAGGCGAGCTGACAAGAGATGGTAATGGCAAGTCGGAGTGGAAAGCCACGCCCGAAAATGTTGAATTGTGACTTCATGATAGTGATTGATGGGGTAGCTCACGCCGTATCCTCCTTTGGAAGAAAGTGTTGGCGTTGACAGTTCTAGGACAAGAATAGAGTCCTCAAAGCAGCTCCACATGTTTTATACATATTCCTGTGAGTGTTTCGTACCATCGATCAACGCGAATGCATGAACATGCGAAGGCAGAGGTTTCCGGTATCCCCAGGTCAAGTAATCATTCCCTCGGGCCGAAGAGACCACAGTAAGGTTCTTGAGAAAGAGCTCGGCCCGCGGAATTCGGCTATTGGATGTCGGCTTATTTAAGGGGATGTGGTCTCGCGGTGTTATAGCTATTTCGGTTATTCATCATGTGATGAAGAGCCCACCGAATTCCGAAATAACTGGGGTGGCATTCAATCTGGTTCATGAGGGGGACGACGCCAGTGGCCTTCAGTAACTCCGGCCGCTACAGGGACTATTTAGTCGTCAGAATAATGTCATTACCAAAGTAGCGAGAGGTCATATGTATAAGACATCCAAAAATACTGCGTAATCAACCCAAATGAAGATCAAAAGAAACGAGAGCTAGCTATTGTACCATTGCCAGAGGTAGCTTATTACTCGTCAACAATCTGCACTTTGATAGCCAATGTAGTTCTGTCCGCGCAAGTCTCAAAGGCGTCAATAGTCTTCTCCATTGGGAAAGTGTGGGTTATAAGTCGCGTAACGTCGCCGAGCACTCCTTCTGAGACCAACCGGATGACAACTGGCCAAGATTGTTGGTAGCGGAAAGAAGTGACGATGTTGACCTGCACCGGCGTCAGCACCAACGAAGACTTTATGTGTATAACTCGCGCACCTCTCTGAAACCCATTGCCATCAATGGCAGCTCCACCTCGGGCTTGCCGCACCCGACTTGCAAGAGGGTACCACCGTCCTCCAAAGCCTGATAAACGAGCTGTCAGCGCCACATGTAGAAAAGTTTCTGAGTCTTACTCACATAGCACGCAGCGTTGATACTAGAGGCCGCACCAGTGCACTCAAAGGCGATTTGGGGAATGCAGCCAGCCCCCATAACTCTGCGAATCTGCTCTGCAGTACGTAGTCGGTCCCAGCCCAGGTCGATCTTCACAGTCCTGTCAAACCCAAGTGCTTTGGCTTGGTCTAAACGGTTTTGCTCCAAGTCGGTTATACAAATAGGTGAAGCTCCAGCTGCTCGGGCACAAAGAGCCATGGCCAAACCGATTGGCCCTGCGCCGCAAATGACGACTGGTTGACCGAGATATGGCTTGGCTCGGACGACGGCGTTGTAGGCGACGGAGAGAGGCTCGATCAATGCTCCTTGTGCGTAAGTCATGGAATCCGGCATCCTACGTTCGATCAGCTCTATCTTGTTTGAAGTTCGGTAGATGGGGAGTGCTCACTTGTGCAGGAATCGAGCGGGGTGCGCGACGAATCGCCTCATAGTTCCGTCCGAAGGGGGTGTACCGGAGAACCTACTCCACCCTCAGCACTTCAGAACTTCACGATGAGACCCGCGCTCCTTCACTCACTTGACCTTGGGACAGAGGTTGTATCTACCTCTCAGACACATGTTACACTCCCAGCACGAGACTCCAGGCTCGATAGATACCCTGTCTCCTACTTTAAAGTCCTGCACTTCGGAGCCAACTTCGACAATCTGACCACTGGACTCGTGTCCCAGGATGATGTCATGAGTAACGCAGCAGTCGCCAATCCGTCCGCTCTTCCAGAAGTGTATCTCTCTGTTCCACCATTAAGCGATGACCTCAGTCGTAACAGAGgtggaaaaaaagacgTACGAGCCGCAGATACCTGTCGCTTTCTACACTTTACTCAGCATTTGAGCTATGCAAATAGGCGGTTGTACTCACAACATGCACGATACACTCCGTGGGCTgacaagatggaaatgcCTCCTCAGTCTGGTAAATCCTGTGGTCCTTCGTCACCCACAAAGCGAGATTTGGGCGCGAGAGGACATTGGTATCAATGATGTGCTCGACCGCGTTACTGGCGTTGcccttgttgatgatgaggccCGCGCCGTTGAACGTGGCGGAGGAGACTTCGTCGAATGCGACTGGAGACATTGCCACTCATATGTATaggaagaggtgaagatgcGCCGCTGAGGATGAAATGATAATTGCTGGCCTTTAAATTTAGTCTGGGACGCTTGATTTAGGAGTTCAGCCAGGACCGGGACGCACTAAGAAGGCATATTATTTTGCCATGTTCCCGAGCCGAGCACCCGACGAGCGGGCCTGGGACGTATCGCTGCATTTTTCGGATCTGAGGATCAGCCGAGCGAGCCGGCAATGGCAAACCCAAGCAGCTGTTGATTGCTGGTTCAGGTTCAGACTCGCTGATACTACGAGTAAGGGTAAGTAAGTACGTAGAGCAGCTTACCGACATGAAGAACTCCACCGGTTGTCACTTCGGAAAAAGCAAACATTAAGAACAAAGCGAGTCACCGGGAGCtgttgggattgggattTGGACCATTCATGCTGCATGCGTGATCTGGATGGAGCGGGGGATTCGGGCTTGAGCTAGTCATGCAGCCAAAAAATGAGCAAACTTTATTATCGGCTTACGGCCCGAGGGTACGTGCATGTGATACCTAGCTAATACATCATCACACTGCGTGCGCATCAATAGCTAATAGGTATCAGGAATCAGGTAAAGCTAGTGGTTACGTTGAGAATTGCTTAAGTTGcatggtgaagaaaggaaggaataAAGTATTcagtatatatatgtataagATATCTATGAAAAATTACTCCTGTGCCTGGGAACCTTAACCTTGACCCTTCTAAGTTGGGTCACCCTTGGTTAATTCCAACAGATATACATGGTACATGGACACGAGGAAATTTTATCATATCGAACGATGGATAACTGTAGACAGTTAACCCAACCGAATGTTTGGTTAATCGTCTGCTAGCTGTAGACTAGCTGGAGATCTTCGGCGGGCAAATCGGACCCGTATATTGCACATGACGAAATAGGGCGTTGGCGTGATTCTGTATTACAGTATCTGAAAGGGTTCAAACATTGACTTTGTAGCCCTAATTTTAACTTGAGACAATGTTACGGCGCTCTTGAACATGACCAATGAGTTATGATTCTACGCATGCATATGAATATTCATACAATTGGCCAAAAGTCTCCTACCTAAAAAAGCTCTCAACAGATATATACCTATTGAGGAACGATaatctctccttcttcgtcgaAGTAAACTGGGACACCCTTGTGGAATGAGTGGGTAAGGGCAGTAGTGATCTTGGAAGCTTGAAGAGCATCGTAAAGATCGACGGGGAGTGGTTTGTCGTCCAAGATACAGGCTGTGAAAGCTTGGAGTTCACTAACAAAAGCCTCCTTGAATCTTGTGAAGTGTGAGTCATGAGATTCGATCCTCACCCCATGTTTATCTCTGATCTCCATTCTGTTGGCAGCGGCTTGGCCGTTGATAATGACCTTCTGTTCAGTGCCGTAAACTTCACAGTAACATTCGTGACCATTTTGTTGAGTTCGACCCAAGTGGCATGTGAAGACGACACCGTTGGTAAACTCGACGATGCCGACACCATTGTCGGCATCACCCAGCTTGGTGAGTTCTGGGTGTTGGACGGATTGGCCTAGAGCAAAGACTCTGTGAACTTCTCTTTTGGGATTGAGGCAGCCCTCAGGTACACCAACCATCCATCGCGCTTGGTCAACATCGTGTACACCAACGTCGGTAAAGATACCACCAGAAGTAGCCGAGAATTTAACGAAAAAACCTAAGACAGGCGTTAACATGGGCAGAGAGAGAATGGTGCCAAATGACTGATAATGGATGATAAAGTGGACAGGCCCAGAGATTGATACGTACCAGAAGGATCGTAAGGGTCAGTGGAACCAGATCGAAGCATGTGAATTTTTCCAAGGGAACCGGAGTCAATCATTGATTTCAACTCGGCGTTGGACTCGTCGACTGTTTACAATGAAAGTGTCAGCAATCTGCTTCGTCGAAACACGTCTATAGGTAGACTCACATCGTCGAACGAAACCAACCATGGTTTTCAAATTTGGGTAGTTTTTGGAATTCTCTACAACTCTCTTTGAGGTCTCGACATCGACAGAGATGGGTTTCTCAAGGAAAACATGCTGACAATAAATTTACCGTGTTAGCCATCTAAACGAGACAATCGGTTTTGCCTTTCGGCGAAAAGAGATCGGCTTACCAAGCCGTAACTCCAGGCCTTTTCAGCCAATTCTGCATGTTTGGAAGTTTCGGTGGCAATGAGAACGGCCTCGATGCCACTATTTTTGAACATGTCGTCAACATTTAAGTAGTACTTGACATCGGCTGGCAACGCCCCTTTGGCCCAGTCAAGACGTTCCTGTCGCTCATCACAAGCGGCGATAACATGTGCTCGGGGGACCTTGAAAGAAAAGTTTGAGGCGTGAATCGAACCCATTCGGCCCATACCAAGGATACCGACTTTCAATTTTCGATCGGACATCTTCGCAGGTGTTTTCTCTTGATGCAGCTGAAAAGAGGTTTGTGGAGGATTGAGGGCTTTATTTAGCTTGGAATATGTAGGTAAGTATTGAGGAGAATATCACAAACTGAAGTGGGTAGGTGGCTGTAACTCGAAGATACAGAGATTCTTTATGTACTCGGTGTCTACTCGTGCGATTCGTAAGGGGAACGCAGTTGGGTTGCCGAGATCCTTGTGTAACCGGATGTAACCGGATGTATGAACAGGACGTAACGTTAATATGTCCGGTAAATCACAGGACTATCCTCAGTCCGCCGTAAAACTACTCTGGCTGTATACGTATTCTTTGTTTTGAAGTATCATACATCGCGGTCATGAACTTACATCCGCTTGAGGGGTACGGAAAGCCATATATATATCGCCGGGATTCCAGATGTTGGCTAAATGCCATAACCGTCAACCGGCAGCCAATGAGTTGAATGAGTCGCCTTCCGCCGCTTTCCGAATAACCATGTGGCATGGATGATACAATTAATTGTTCCGGACGAAACAATCTTGCTACCTGTACCATGTTATCGAATTCTTCCAAAAAGGGTTGCGTACATGGCGAGGGATTGTCTAGCCGTGATGCTGGCTTGTGACCGCCGCGCTGCCCATTATGAGCTTGAGGATTCTACGATGTCTCTATCCAGgaattcttctttctctttctccaatCCGTGTCACTTGCAGCTCCCAAAGATCTGCATATCAAACATAAGGATTGTAAGGATTAATAACCACGGTATCCGCACAAAGATATTTTGATTACGCAGACTGTAAGGTTCTGGTGTTCACTCTCCCATGGAGTCCTTTCCAATCCCTGCTGAAGGAGTATGTCTACTGGCTTTTACAATGAACCCGAATGACGCGATGAATCAGTGATATGGCAAAAGGAGTCAGTGCAAAAGAGAGGCCAATATTTGGAGACAACATAGTTGAATTCTCGACGTTTTCCCAGAGGCCCGGACAATCAGTTGCATAGTCAGGCCACATTACAACTACAGAAAACATATAAGAAAACCTTTCGCCGGATTCCAAGCTTCACAAACTTCCAAACCTTTCTTGATGaaacctccttcttttcttgttttGCACTGATCCTGATATCACTTTAAGAAAACAAACTGAAAACTAACTACATATCTTAAGAGATCCTTGATTGCACCGTTTCTTGCTCGATCGTCTGGCGGATAGCTTTAAACCTGGCTAGCAATCTCCACATGTTCGGTAGAATCGAATTTTTCGCCGGATCGGGGGAAAGCTGCACTCTGCTGAGAGCCACAGACAAGGGCGATGATGTCCGCTCTGGCAAGACGTTCCTCGTGAGCAGCATTCGTGTGGAATAAAATatccatatcctccaaCGTCTTTCCCTTAGTCTCtggacagaagaagattgtccAGAACAGAGacatgaaggagaaagcaccaaagaagatgaatgtgCCGTATTTGATGGAAGCGATCATTGGGGGAGTAATAAGACCGATGATGAAATTGAACAGCCAGTTGGCAATGACTGAAAGACCGACAGTTTTGGCTCGTCGAGAAGTGGCAGAGATCTCGGCGGGAATAGCCCAAGGGACAGGCGACCAACCGATACCGAAAGAAAACATGAAGTACAGGATAAAGGCAACGCCAGTCCATGCAGCGGCTGGATGATCATCCCATTTACCTTGATATTTACCAATAAGACCAGCGACGATGAAATGGGAGCACGCGTTACCAATGGAACCGAAGATAAGTGGAGGTTTCCTGCCGACTCGatcgagaaggaagaatgcaGAGCAAGTGGCGATCATCTGGATGATGTTGAGTACACCAGAAAGGTCGATCTGTAATTTGGTGTCAAGACCGAGCTCACCGAAGAGAGTTGGAGAGTAGTAGACTAAAGCGTTGATACCTTGGAATTGTTGGAAAAGCATAAGGAAGATACCGATGATGGTTCGGTTGAGAACACCAGGTCTAAAAAGATCCACCCAACCTGCCAGTTCAAGTTTGAGCTCACCGGCAAAGCCAGTAGAGTTTACGAGGCGTGGGTGAGTGGCGACCACGACTTCTCGCGCTTGAATGGCATCGGCACGCATAGTTATCCATTCAGCTTGAATACGAGGGTCGGTGGCAGGTAATTTTCGGAGCCGACAGAGAGATTCGAGAGCCTCTTGGTCGCGGCCTACCTGTACTTGCCATCGTGGAGAGTAAGGGAGTAGCCAAAGGCCGATAACGAGGATGACGCAAGGAGTAatttgaaggaggaaaggaagtcGGAAGCACCACGAATTTGGAATATATTGAGTACCATAGGTGATGTAAAACATGACAACGACACCGATGACAATCGAAGAACCTTCCAAAACAAGGAAAGCGCCTCGACAGTTCGGGGGCGATATCTCTGAAATGTACATGGGAGCAGTCGAGGAGAGCAGACCGATTCCAACACCGCCGATGAATCGACCGGCGGTCAAGTGACCGTAAGAAAAGGCGGTAGTTTGGAGTATGGAACCAACGATGAACCAGATGGCACCGATACCGATGGTTCGCTTTCGAGAAAATCGGTCTGCAAGGAAGCCAGATTGGAAAGCACCTAAGAAGGCACCCAATTCCAATAGTCCGGTCATGAGACCTTTGTTAAGACCGGTATGTGGTAGACCAGATGTGGAGTCAATTTCTGGGAACTGTTTGAGGAATCGAGGCATAACGTAGACGAGGGATAAAATACCCTG
This region includes:
- a CDS encoding chlorophyll synthesis pathway protein BchC; this encodes MSPVAFDEVSSATFNGAGLIINKGNASNAVEHIIDTNVLSRPNLALWVTKDHRIYQTEEAFPSCQPTECIVHVKATGICGSEIHFWKSGRIGDCCVTHDIILGHESSGQIVEVGSEVQDFKVGDRVSIEPGVSCWECNMCLRGRYNLCPKVKFSGTPPSDGTMRRFVAHPARFLHKMPDSMTYAQGALIEPLSVAYNAVVRAKPYLGQPVVICGAGPIGLAMALCARAAGASPICITDLEQNRLDQAKALGFDRTVKIDLGWDRLRTAEQIRRVMGAGCIPQIAFECTGAASSINAACYALEDGGTLLQVGCGKPEVELPLMAMGFREVNIVTSFRYQQSWPVVIRLVSEGVLGDVTRLITHTFPMEKTIDAFETCADRTTLAIKVQIVDE